Proteins encoded within one genomic window of Dyadobacter chenhuakuii:
- a CDS encoding glycosyltransferase, protein MKEKENPLVTVILTAYNQEKYIGDTLASVFDQTYPNLELIVIDNASADDTLAVIQTFKNPSRNFSLVKNRKNSGLCAAFNYGLSIAKGKYVIDLSGDDVLMPDRIEKQVAAFELLPENYAVIFSNAQYIDPAGKKLGNHYAVDAHGSAVRPIPSGDVYKNVLERYFICTPTMMMRTSTMLELGGYDETLTFEDFDFWVRSAAKFQYFYLDEILTQKRIVPSSLSSMVYKKGSGMLASYYAVCNKAYDLNRDQQEFDLLAARIRTFIRKCWYAQEYELAVRFRVLLNYIENPGWQTELVVLMCRLHLPVNFAYLFYIKNLKKALGQEGFSF, encoded by the coding sequence ATGAAAGAAAAGGAGAATCCATTGGTGACTGTTATCCTGACAGCCTATAATCAGGAAAAATACATTGGCGACACACTCGCATCGGTCTTTGACCAAACTTACCCCAACCTCGAACTAATTGTCATCGACAATGCCAGCGCCGACGATACGCTGGCGGTCATCCAGACTTTCAAAAACCCATCCCGGAATTTTTCATTGGTCAAAAACAGAAAAAATTCCGGCTTGTGCGCCGCCTTTAATTACGGGCTATCCATTGCAAAAGGTAAATATGTGATCGACCTTTCGGGAGACGATGTGCTGATGCCCGATCGCATTGAAAAACAGGTGGCAGCTTTTGAATTGCTGCCGGAGAATTATGCGGTGATTTTTTCCAATGCGCAATACATTGATCCAGCCGGAAAAAAGCTTGGTAATCATTATGCAGTGGATGCGCATGGCAGCGCGGTCAGGCCGATCCCCTCGGGTGATGTATATAAGAATGTACTGGAACGTTACTTCATCTGCACGCCTACCATGATGATGCGTACGAGCACGATGCTTGAACTCGGCGGCTATGATGAGACGCTTACATTTGAGGATTTCGACTTTTGGGTGCGCTCGGCTGCCAAATTCCAATACTTTTATCTGGATGAAATTCTTACCCAAAAGCGCATCGTGCCTTCATCCCTTTCTTCCATGGTTTATAAAAAAGGAAGCGGCATGTTAGCCTCCTATTACGCAGTCTGCAACAAAGCTTACGACCTGAACAGGGATCAGCAGGAATTCGATCTTTTGGCTGCACGCATCCGTACATTTATCAGAAAATGCTGGTATGCACAAGAATATGAACTTGCAGTTCGTTTTCGGGTTTTGCTGAACTACATTGAGAATCCGGGATGGCAAACCGAGCTTGTTGTTTTAATGTGCAGACTTCATCTTCCTGTTAATTTTGCCTATCTTTTTTATATCAAAAACTTAAAAAAAGCGCTTGGTCAGGAAGGTTTTAGCTTTTAG
- a CDS encoding YihY/virulence factor BrkB family protein has protein sequence MLEKLLKNRHVKRLIVWLQETVFLGGTVSLYEILVNLVRSNRKYDIDQRASAVAYSLTLAAFPAIIFLFTLIPYIPIEHLDQQIMELLRENIPSGIYEDADQTIMDIISRPRKGVLSFGFIFAMIASTNGMMSLMRSFDMVYDDNDTRGFLKLRGIATLLTLLLILVLFLSVILLIVGDAVMNILSDWNILRDTWMISLLNITRYLISFGSLMLTISMIYRFAPSHGRQFSFINAGAVIASVLILFATYGFSFYLSRFSSYNKLYGSIGTMIALMIWLYLLAFVIILGFEINAGINTATRAKAISKR, from the coding sequence ATGCTTGAGAAACTGTTGAAGAACCGTCATGTGAAGCGGCTAATTGTCTGGTTGCAGGAGACCGTTTTTCTGGGCGGGACAGTTTCTCTGTACGAAATTCTGGTGAACCTGGTAAGGAGCAACCGGAAATACGACATTGACCAGCGCGCTTCCGCGGTTGCTTACAGCCTTACGCTGGCGGCTTTCCCGGCCATTATCTTCCTTTTTACATTAATTCCGTACATTCCCATCGAGCACCTGGATCAGCAGATCATGGAGCTGCTGCGTGAAAATATTCCTAGCGGCATTTACGAAGATGCAGACCAGACGATCATGGACATTATCAGCAGGCCCCGGAAAGGCGTGCTTTCGTTCGGTTTTATTTTTGCCATGATCGCGTCGACGAATGGAATGATGTCTCTGATGCGGTCATTTGATATGGTGTATGATGACAATGATACGCGTGGTTTTCTGAAACTGCGCGGCATTGCTACACTGCTCACATTGCTTTTGATCCTCGTGCTTTTCCTGTCTGTAATCCTGCTGATCGTGGGCGATGCAGTGATGAATATTCTGAGCGATTGGAACATTTTGCGCGACACCTGGATGATCAGTTTGCTGAACATTACCCGTTATCTGATCAGTTTTGGCTCCCTGATGCTCACGATTTCGATGATTTACAGGTTTGCACCCTCGCATGGAAGGCAATTCAGCTTTATCAACGCCGGCGCTGTCATTGCTTCTGTGCTGATCCTTTTTGCTACTTACGGTTTTTCGTTTTATTTGTCCCGTTTCAGCTCCTATAACAAACTTTACGGCTCCATAGGAACCATGATTGCGTTAATGATCTGGCTCTATCTGCTAGCCTTCGTGATCATTCTCGGGTTTGAAATCAATGCGGGAATTAACACAGCAACCAGGGCCAAAGCCATCTCCAAACGCTGA
- a CDS encoding acyl-CoA thioesterase, giving the protein MFIHEVKGVRVRYADTDQMGYVYYGNYARYYEIGRVEALRSLDFHYKVMEDEGVMMPVYENHSRYIKPARYDDELSIRVILQEMPGIRVVFHYEIRNQLNVLLNTGETTLVFQRRDNGKLCVAPEKLLNKLKPYFAI; this is encoded by the coding sequence ATGTTCATTCACGAAGTTAAGGGCGTTCGGGTCCGGTATGCGGATACGGATCAGATGGGATATGTGTATTATGGAAATTATGCGCGCTATTACGAAATAGGAAGGGTGGAGGCATTGCGGAGCCTGGATTTTCATTATAAGGTGATGGAAGACGAAGGGGTTATGATGCCGGTTTACGAAAATCATTCTCGCTACATTAAACCCGCCCGCTATGACGATGAACTGAGTATCCGTGTTATTTTGCAGGAAATGCCGGGCATAAGGGTCGTTTTTCATTATGAGATCCGTAACCAGCTGAATGTGCTTCTTAATACGGGCGAAACGACACTGGTGTTTCAACGACGCGACAATGGAAAGCTTTGCGTGGCCCCGGAAAAGCTCCTGAATAAGCTGAAACCGTATTTTGCAATTTAA
- the mltG gene encoding endolytic transglycosylase MltG has protein sequence MSRNFKVGLFVTIAILTTTFTFYFWQIFKTPNLQADKETSFALLIPENGTYKGVLDSLNKHDVINDHISFQFLAKLLNYPDKVKPGRYVIKPKSSNYTVVKKLAAGNQDAVKLTFNNIRLKEDLIKRIGSRFEFGEEGFRKALNDPAVCNKYGLDTLTIVSMFLPNTYEIYWTTGTEKFLDRMHSEYKKYWNEERTAKAKAIGLTPEQVSILASIVEEEQARKVDERAKVAGLYMNRLNAQMPLQADPTIKFALQDFAIKRILNGQLSIKSPYNTYVNVGLPPGPIRVADLNSLNAVLNYEKHDYVYMCAKADLSGYHAFATNYSDHLNNARMYQAELNRLKIMK, from the coding sequence ATGTCGCGTAATTTCAAAGTAGGGTTGTTTGTAACAATTGCCATTCTGACTACAACATTCACGTTTTATTTCTGGCAGATATTCAAAACGCCAAACCTGCAAGCGGATAAAGAGACAAGCTTTGCATTGCTTATTCCTGAAAACGGGACTTATAAAGGCGTGCTTGATTCGCTGAATAAGCATGACGTTATTAATGATCACATTTCATTTCAGTTTCTGGCAAAGCTTCTGAACTATCCTGACAAGGTAAAGCCGGGAAGATATGTCATTAAGCCGAAGTCAAGTAACTATACAGTGGTTAAAAAGCTTGCGGCGGGAAACCAGGATGCCGTGAAGTTGACTTTCAACAATATCAGGCTGAAAGAGGATCTTATCAAAAGAATCGGCAGTCGGTTTGAGTTTGGAGAAGAGGGTTTCAGAAAAGCATTGAACGATCCGGCCGTTTGCAATAAATACGGGCTGGATACACTGACGATCGTTTCCATGTTTTTACCAAACACTTATGAAATATACTGGACGACTGGCACGGAGAAATTCCTGGACAGGATGCACAGTGAGTATAAAAAATATTGGAATGAGGAAAGAACTGCAAAAGCAAAAGCCATCGGACTGACGCCTGAGCAGGTATCGATCCTGGCTTCCATTGTGGAAGAAGAACAAGCGCGGAAAGTAGACGAGCGGGCCAAAGTGGCAGGGCTTTACATGAACCGCCTGAACGCCCAGATGCCTTTGCAAGCCGACCCAACCATTAAATTTGCTTTGCAGGACTTCGCTATCAAACGGATTTTGAATGGGCAGCTTTCGATAAAATCTCCTTACAATACATATGTCAATGTGGGCTTGCCTCCCGGCCCGATCCGCGTTGCAGATCTTAATTCGCTGAATGCTGTGCTGAACTACGAAAAGCACGATTATGTATATATGTGTGCAAAGGCGGACCTTTCGGGTTACCATGCTTTTGCCACCAATTATTCGGACCACCTGAACAACGCAAGAATGTACCAGGCTGAGTTGAACCGACTCAAAATCATGAAATAA
- a CDS encoding Ldh family oxidoreductase, with translation MYQASYLKHFTEEVFLAIGCSPEEAKLASTVLVSADLRGVDSHGIARLAGYVRLYDHGRLNPTPDVKVVYETPSTAVVDGDRGLGLVVAPKAMEIAMEKAEKVGSGWVSVRNSNHFGIAGYHAMLALEKDMIGWTMTNAAPLVTPTFSLDKLLGTNPIAVAVPALTEPAFVADFASTAVAYGKFEILQRKGLPAPLGWAQDAEGNATTDSNAVKSGGGLLPLGSDREHGSHKGYGLGAIVDIFSGVLSGANFGPWVPPFATAGFMTAQQGVGLGTGHFLGAMRVDGFRPAEEFKHDMDKWIKAFRGARAVDGQKVLIPGDPERESEAERSVNGIHLLEPVVLSLQELAKRFGIPFEINL, from the coding sequence ATGTATCAGGCCAGTTATTTAAAACATTTCACGGAAGAAGTTTTTCTTGCCATCGGATGCTCGCCGGAAGAGGCGAAACTGGCTTCAACGGTTTTGGTAAGCGCCGATTTGCGTGGTGTTGACTCCCACGGCATTGCGCGTCTGGCAGGTTATGTGCGACTGTATGATCACGGAAGGCTTAATCCCACACCGGATGTAAAAGTTGTTTATGAAACCCCAAGCACAGCCGTTGTGGACGGCGATAGAGGCTTAGGTCTCGTTGTGGCCCCGAAAGCGATGGAAATTGCCATGGAAAAGGCCGAAAAAGTGGGTTCAGGCTGGGTTTCTGTCCGGAATTCAAACCACTTTGGCATTGCCGGATATCATGCGATGCTGGCTTTGGAAAAAGACATGATAGGCTGGACAATGACGAATGCTGCGCCGTTGGTAACGCCTACTTTTTCTTTGGATAAATTATTGGGGACCAATCCCATAGCCGTTGCTGTGCCTGCTCTGACGGAACCTGCATTTGTAGCAGATTTTGCTTCAACGGCCGTTGCTTACGGAAAATTTGAAATATTGCAGCGCAAAGGATTGCCTGCTCCGCTTGGTTGGGCGCAGGATGCGGAGGGGAACGCCACGACGGATTCCAATGCCGTGAAAAGTGGGGGCGGCTTGCTTCCGCTGGGCTCCGACCGCGAGCATGGAAGTCATAAAGGTTACGGACTTGGAGCCATTGTCGATATATTTTCGGGCGTGCTTTCGGGTGCTAATTTCGGCCCCTGGGTTCCGCCATTTGCAACTGCCGGATTCATGACTGCGCAGCAGGGTGTTGGTTTGGGAACCGGACATTTCCTGGGCGCCATGCGCGTGGATGGTTTCCGTCCTGCGGAGGAATTCAAGCACGATATGGACAAATGGATTAAAGCATTTCGCGGCGCCCGGGCTGTGGATGGACAAAAAGTGCTCATTCCCGGTGACCCTGAGCGTGAAAGTGAAGCGGAACGCAGCGTGAATGGCATTCATTTACTCGAACCCGTCGTTTTGTCATTACAGGAGTTGGCCAAAAGATTTGGCATACCCTTTGAAATCAATTTATAA
- a CDS encoding 3-phosphoshikimate 1-carboxyvinyltransferase: protein MKSILVHPPQKSIRAEIRLAASKSECNRALIINALTGFECELTNISEARDSQTMLRLLNSNDPIADVIDAGTTMRFLTAYFAVTGQSKIMTGTPRMCERPIGILVDALRILGADIEYQKETGYPPLKLNGFTYSGQNEINMRGDVSSQYISALLLIAPGLPSGLKIQLEGEVGSKPYIEMTLNQMAHFGINYHADWHTNTIIIPPFKYQPHPYAIESDWSGASYWYSIVALADDAEVELLGLKKDSLQGDSAIVDIMRHLGVESVFTERGVLLTKIPPAASIGWDFTACPDLAQTVAVCCAVKGITLSLTGIESLKIKETDRVFALQQELQKLGATLKEIEKDHLYEVARIPGFESAETPSIHTYDDHRMAMAFAPAGMVSPIIIEEPGVVVKSYPGYWKDLAVVTTWEEV, encoded by the coding sequence GTGAAATCCATTCTAGTCCACCCACCCCAGAAATCCATACGCGCAGAAATACGGCTTGCAGCATCCAAAAGCGAATGCAACCGTGCTTTGATCATTAATGCCTTAACCGGTTTTGAATGCGAGCTCACCAACATTTCGGAAGCAAGGGACTCACAAACCATGCTTAGATTGCTCAACTCCAATGATCCCATTGCCGATGTGATCGATGCGGGAACGACCATGCGTTTTTTGACGGCTTATTTTGCTGTAACGGGTCAGTCGAAAATCATGACCGGCACGCCGCGGATGTGTGAAAGACCCATTGGCATTTTGGTAGATGCGTTAAGGATTTTAGGTGCAGACATTGAATATCAGAAAGAAACAGGTTACCCGCCATTAAAACTGAATGGTTTCACTTATTCCGGTCAGAATGAAATCAACATGCGCGGCGATGTCAGCAGCCAGTATATTTCAGCATTGCTGTTAATAGCGCCGGGATTGCCCAGTGGGTTGAAAATACAGCTGGAAGGTGAAGTTGGTTCGAAGCCTTATATTGAAATGACATTAAATCAAATGGCTCATTTTGGTATCAACTATCATGCAGACTGGCACACAAACACCATTATAATTCCTCCGTTCAAGTATCAGCCGCATCCCTATGCCATCGAATCAGACTGGTCGGGAGCGAGTTACTGGTATAGCATTGTGGCGCTTGCTGATGATGCCGAAGTGGAATTGCTGGGCCTGAAAAAAGATTCTTTGCAAGGTGATAGCGCCATTGTCGACATTATGCGTCATTTGGGCGTCGAGAGTGTTTTCACGGAAAGAGGGGTTCTTTTAACTAAAATTCCCCCTGCCGCATCCATAGGCTGGGATTTTACCGCTTGCCCGGATCTTGCCCAAACCGTCGCAGTTTGTTGCGCCGTTAAAGGCATCACCTTGTCCCTTACCGGCATCGAAAGCCTCAAAATCAAGGAAACAGACCGTGTTTTTGCCTTACAGCAGGAATTGCAGAAGCTGGGCGCCACATTAAAGGAAATAGAAAAAGACCACCTCTACGAAGTCGCCCGGATTCCGGGTTTTGAGTCCGCAGAAACGCCATCCATCCACACGTATGACGACCACCGAATGGCTATGGCTTTTGCGCCAGCCGGAATGGTTTCGCCAATTATTATCGAAGAACCGGGTGTGGTCGTAAAATCGTATCCTGGTTACTGGAAGGATCTCGCGGTGGTAACCACCTGGGAAGAGGTCTGA
- a CDS encoding FMN-binding glutamate synthase family protein, with protein sequence MENVASFFAAVPIWAYLILIPVIIAVRDILQRKHTIQHNFPLVGHFRYMLETIGPELRQYIVANNREELPFNRRQRSWIYASSKKENNYQGFGTDQNMQEPGYVLIKPAMLPFRLDTTHSHHIKNGNDPHHYTIPSAKVIGQSHNRKRPYRPRSIVNVSAMSFGSLSSRAIESLNKGSYQFGNYHNTGEGGLSPYHKFGADVVFNMGTSYFGVRDDDGNFVMEKLVKMTQQNPFVRLIELKLSQGAKPGKGGVLPASKITAEIAEIRGVPIGKDVVSPPYHSAFSNVKEMVDFIEAMADATGLPVGLKSAVGKTDMWEELADIMVETGKGPDFIAIDGGEGGTGAAPPSFADHVSLPLVFAFSTVYKIFQKRNLTDKITFIASGKLGLPAQAVMAFSMGADIINVAREAMMSIGCIQAQTCHTNRCPTGIATNNKWLEAGIDPTLKSERFNSYMSTLAKEIIEITHATGYEHPCQFGMNDIDISMGDLNKTITLADNYGYMKTIVPYSGIRELLDCPHLGGRKIPGEKTV encoded by the coding sequence ATGGAAAACGTTGCGTCGTTCTTTGCTGCTGTCCCTATATGGGCATACCTGATCCTGATTCCCGTTATCATTGCCGTCAGGGACATTTTGCAGCGAAAGCATACGATCCAGCATAATTTTCCATTGGTAGGCCATTTCCGCTATATGCTGGAAACGATCGGACCGGAATTGCGGCAGTATATTGTGGCCAACAACCGTGAAGAGCTGCCCTTTAACAGGCGCCAGCGTTCGTGGATTTACGCTTCTTCCAAAAAAGAAAATAATTACCAGGGTTTTGGCACAGACCAGAATATGCAAGAGCCTGGTTATGTGCTCATTAAACCAGCAATGCTTCCTTTTCGGCTGGATACTACACATAGCCATCACATCAAGAATGGCAATGATCCGCATCATTATACTATTCCTTCGGCCAAAGTAATCGGTCAATCCCATAACCGGAAACGCCCTTATCGCCCGCGCTCCATTGTGAATGTAAGCGCGATGAGCTTTGGTTCGCTTTCCTCGCGGGCCATTGAATCATTGAATAAAGGTTCGTATCAATTTGGCAATTACCATAACACCGGCGAAGGCGGTCTGTCTCCTTACCACAAGTTTGGCGCAGATGTGGTTTTTAACATGGGCACCTCCTATTTCGGCGTCCGGGATGATGACGGTAATTTTGTGATGGAAAAGCTTGTGAAAATGACACAGCAGAACCCGTTCGTGCGATTGATCGAGCTTAAACTTTCACAAGGTGCAAAACCGGGAAAAGGCGGCGTGCTTCCTGCGAGTAAAATCACGGCAGAGATTGCCGAGATCCGCGGCGTACCCATCGGCAAAGACGTGGTTTCCCCACCCTATCACAGCGCATTTTCGAATGTAAAGGAAATGGTGGATTTTATCGAGGCCATGGCGGACGCGACGGGCTTGCCGGTCGGGCTGAAATCAGCCGTCGGGAAAACCGATATGTGGGAAGAATTAGCAGATATTATGGTCGAAACCGGCAAAGGCCCAGACTTTATCGCCATTGACGGCGGTGAAGGCGGAACGGGTGCAGCACCGCCGTCTTTTGCCGATCACGTTTCGTTGCCCTTGGTTTTTGCTTTCAGCACAGTTTATAAAATATTTCAAAAGAGAAATCTAACAGACAAGATCACGTTTATTGCTTCGGGCAAGCTGGGCCTTCCGGCACAGGCAGTGATGGCTTTTTCTATGGGTGCGGACATCATCAATGTGGCACGCGAGGCAATGATGTCAATCGGCTGCATTCAGGCACAAACCTGTCATACCAACCGCTGCCCTACCGGCATCGCCACCAACAACAAATGGCTCGAAGCGGGCATTGATCCAACATTAAAGAGTGAGCGCTTCAACAGTTATATGAGCACGCTGGCCAAAGAGATCATCGAAATCACACACGCCACGGGCTATGAGCATCCTTGCCAGTTTGGAATGAATGATATTGATATTTCAATGGGCGATCTCAATAAAACCATTACTTTGGCAGACAATTATGGTTATATGAAAACCATTGTCCCCTATTCCGGCATTCGCGAGCTCCTCGATTGTCCGCATCTGGGAGGCAGAAAGATTCCAGGTGAAAAGACGGTTTAA
- a CDS encoding S8 family peptidase, whose protein sequence is MIKTIQTTLIASFFCLNLCFAQSNPRYFVLFKDKTNTTFSADKPAEFLSARSIERRKRQNIPVTTRDFPVNQTYTAAIKQLGASVIFTSRWFNGAVVEANAAQLANIKKLAFYKSIEFDLPVANINGQSPGVERVGALNRKLEAEEDLNYGNMNAQLALMDVPQLQTKGFHGENMLIAILDNGFLNADQVGFLKPLRDEKRIMDTYDFMGRESNVYNDGSHGLHVMSTMAANQPGTMIGAAFRANYALYRTENDFLESPYEEIAWLMAAERADSVGADVINSSLGYSQFDAEFNKPEYNYTYEDMDGKTTIISRAARYATRTGMLVVCSAGNEGNKPWHYVTAPADVDSVLTVGATNYERAYAALSSVGPNAAGQQKPDVAAVGLGSVIGNTSGNVASSNGTSFSSPLIAGFSTILWQAYPNLTAQQLIYVIKKSGHQASAPDNLLGYGVPSTVKAEQIIQDEFMPLGTEDDLLTAIVLLPNPVQENASLSIPPHLIGKKATLSIYGLNGKALSISESRLTSTQPIATNQLAAGLYLVNIRVDNHEKALKFIKQ, encoded by the coding sequence ATGATAAAAACTATACAAACCACACTCATTGCTTCATTCTTTTGCCTGAACCTTTGTTTCGCACAAAGCAACCCACGATATTTTGTTCTTTTTAAGGATAAAACCAACACAACATTCTCCGCGGACAAACCGGCAGAGTTTCTGTCAGCCCGGTCTATCGAAAGAAGGAAGCGGCAGAATATCCCGGTTACCACGCGTGACTTCCCTGTGAATCAAACTTACACCGCTGCAATAAAACAGCTGGGCGCGTCGGTCATTTTTACTTCCCGCTGGTTCAATGGCGCCGTGGTAGAAGCCAATGCTGCTCAGTTGGCGAACATTAAAAAGCTGGCATTTTACAAAAGCATTGAATTCGACCTGCCCGTTGCCAACATTAACGGACAATCCCCCGGCGTAGAGCGCGTGGGCGCATTGAACCGGAAACTGGAAGCGGAGGAAGATCTCAACTATGGAAATATGAATGCGCAGCTTGCATTAATGGACGTCCCGCAGCTGCAAACCAAGGGTTTCCATGGAGAAAATATGCTGATCGCGATCCTCGACAATGGCTTTTTGAATGCCGATCAAGTCGGCTTTTTGAAACCGCTCCGCGATGAAAAAAGAATCATGGATACTTATGATTTCATGGGCCGCGAAAGCAATGTTTATAATGATGGATCGCACGGTTTGCACGTAATGTCCACAATGGCGGCGAACCAGCCAGGAACGATGATAGGCGCTGCGTTTAGAGCCAATTATGCCCTGTATCGCACAGAAAATGACTTTCTGGAATCACCCTACGAAGAAATTGCCTGGTTAATGGCAGCTGAACGCGCAGACAGCGTGGGCGCGGACGTGATCAATTCCTCTTTGGGTTACAGCCAGTTTGACGCGGAATTTAACAAACCCGAATACAATTACACCTACGAAGATATGGATGGAAAAACCACCATTATAAGCCGTGCCGCGCGCTATGCAACCCGCACCGGCATGCTGGTGGTGTGCTCAGCCGGTAACGAAGGGAATAAGCCGTGGCACTATGTCACTGCTCCCGCGGATGTGGATTCTGTCTTAACCGTCGGCGCGACCAATTACGAGCGGGCTTATGCAGCATTAAGTTCAGTAGGGCCAAATGCGGCAGGCCAGCAAAAGCCGGATGTTGCTGCCGTGGGCCTGGGCTCGGTGATCGGTAACACGTCGGGTAATGTGGCGAGCAGCAACGGAACATCATTTTCATCGCCTTTGATCGCTGGCTTTTCGACCATTTTGTGGCAGGCTTATCCTAATCTGACCGCGCAGCAGCTCATTTATGTAATCAAAAAATCGGGACATCAGGCCAGCGCGCCTGATAACTTGCTAGGCTACGGTGTTCCAAGCACGGTTAAGGCTGAACAGATCATTCAAGATGAATTTATGCCGCTTGGTACAGAGGACGATCTGCTTACAGCCATTGTGCTGTTGCCCAACCCTGTCCAGGAGAATGCAAGCCTTTCTATCCCGCCACATTTGATCGGCAAAAAAGCTACGCTTAGTATATATGGATTAAATGGAAAGGCATTAAGTATCTCAGAGTCAAGACTGACCAGCACACAGCCCATCGCTACAAACCAATTGGCAGCAGGCCTTTATCTTGTTAACATCCGGGTGGATAATCACGAAAAAGCACTTAAATTCATCAAGCAGTAA
- a CDS encoding NUDIX hydrolase → MKRNSLLTLLDAYTPEDGIEREMYQDTIAFVKMHPDCFERSLEIGHVTASGLVLSTDEQSVLLMHHQKLGRWLQPGGHCDGDSDTERVARKEVWEETGIQHLDLYKSGIFDVDIHLIPERKGLPAHNHYDIRFAFKAAPGQEIVVNDESLDVQWIPLQEVQKLNDSESVVRMIRKITA, encoded by the coding sequence ATGAAGCGGAATAGTTTGCTTACCCTCCTTGATGCATATACGCCGGAAGATGGAATTGAAAGAGAAATGTATCAGGACACGATTGCATTTGTGAAAATGCACCCGGATTGTTTCGAACGGTCACTGGAAATCGGGCATGTAACGGCTTCGGGACTAGTTCTTTCTACGGACGAGCAATCAGTCCTGCTCATGCATCATCAGAAACTGGGACGGTGGTTACAGCCAGGCGGACATTGTGATGGCGACTCTGACACAGAACGGGTTGCGCGTAAAGAAGTATGGGAAGAAACAGGGATCCAACATTTGGATCTGTATAAAAGCGGAATTTTTGATGTCGATATTCATCTGATTCCCGAGCGAAAAGGCCTTCCTGCACATAACCATTATGACATTCGGTTTGCTTTTAAGGCTGCGCCCGGCCAGGAAATCGTTGTGAATGATGAATCGCTGGATGTGCAGTGGATTCCGTTGCAGGAAGTGCAAAAGCTGAACGATTCCGAATCCGTGGTGCGGATGATCCGGAAGATTACTGCTTGA
- a CDS encoding DUF2911 domain-containing protein, which yields MKKYLLSVSLAALLATTAIGQRTPQASQAATVMQSIGVTDFTLKYSRPALKGRKVFADSSALAPYNQVWRTGANMATILEAGTDFSFGGKKVPAGKYALFSIPSGASWTVILNKNFNQGGTQDYKEAEDVARVMVVPTSAEFTENFKISIEPTSDSTGFLNIAWSSVNVPVPLAVNTESLTMAGLNKAVAEKPEDVAALQSTAGYLLSKGRDLQVALSLADKAIALKESYSNLWLKAQILSKLGKNAEALPVAQKALTLGAAANDVAFSSFYKGQIESGIKQIQSKVSTAPKQASPAVKGKKKKS from the coding sequence ATGAAAAAGTATTTATTATCGGTTTCCCTTGCCGCATTATTGGCTACAACCGCCATCGGTCAACGCACGCCACAGGCCAGTCAGGCCGCTACGGTAATGCAAAGCATTGGAGTAACCGATTTCACTCTAAAATATTCACGTCCAGCCCTTAAAGGAAGAAAAGTATTTGCCGACAGCTCCGCATTGGCTCCCTATAACCAGGTCTGGCGCACAGGCGCTAACATGGCCACCATATTAGAAGCCGGAACAGATTTCTCATTCGGAGGCAAAAAAGTCCCCGCAGGAAAATACGCATTGTTTTCCATCCCATCCGGCGCTTCCTGGACTGTGATTTTGAATAAAAACTTCAACCAGGGCGGAACGCAGGATTATAAAGAAGCGGAAGACGTGGCAAGAGTCATGGTCGTTCCTACATCCGCTGAATTTACCGAAAACTTCAAGATCAGCATCGAACCTACCTCGGATAGCACGGGCTTCCTGAACATTGCCTGGTCGTCCGTTAATGTGCCTGTTCCGTTGGCTGTAAATACGGAGTCACTCACGATGGCTGGCCTCAATAAGGCAGTTGCAGAAAAACCGGAGGACGTTGCGGCTTTACAGAGCACGGCAGGTTACTTGTTGTCCAAAGGCAGAGATCTGCAAGTGGCGCTTTCGCTGGCTGATAAGGCGATCGCACTGAAAGAATCTTACTCCAATTTATGGCTCAAAGCCCAGATTTTAAGTAAGCTGGGCAAGAATGCAGAAGCATTGCCGGTTGCCCAGAAAGCATTGACATTGGGAGCTGCTGCGAATGATGTCGCTTTTTCAAGTTTTTATAAAGGACAAATCGAAAGCGGGATCAAGCAAATCCAATCCAAAGTTTCGACCGCGCCCAAGCAGGCTTCCCCGGCAGTAAAAGGCAAGAAAAAGAAGAGTTAA